CAGAACAGTCGCAGGCTATGAGATAGGTATGAGTGAACAAACTTTGAGTAAACGAGAATCTGTTCAAGTGCTAAATGTTGAATTATTAGGCAAGCCGATTCATATCATCAAAAATAAGCTTGAATCGATTATTAATAGCTCCCAGCAATATTTATCAACGGAATTACAGGCGTGGCTCAAAACCCCCTCCGTTCATGTCGAACTGACCGATATACAACTGGAAACACTGGGAAGCAACGTGCTGGATAGCCGCAACAGCGCAGCGCAAAAGCACAACGACAAGGGGGCTCTTTACGTAAGCATCGAACCCGTGATGTTGATGCGACTGTCTGACGAATTTTACGGCGCAGGGGTTGAGCGCAGTCAAACTGAACTAACCAATAGTGATATCCGCTTACTGCAGCGAATCACCAAACATATCGCAGGCTGGATAGCACCCGAGGATGCATGGCAACCCCAGGAGATGGATGCATTATCAGGCGTGGGGATCATCGCAACCCTAACCGTTCAAATGCACGACAAAGTGGCACCACTTTCTATCGTCCTCGACAGTGAACTGATTCAAACCTTAGTTAGCGAACTAGAGCTAACCGCCAACCCAGAGCTTGCTGGTGAGTTTTGCCAAGCACTACGCACCACACCAGTCAAACTCGATGTTCAGCTCAGCAAGAATGTTATGCCACTCACTCAGGTGTTAACACTCAAGCCAGATGACATCCTACCTATCGAATTACTTAACCATGCCCCAGTAAAAATCGGTAAGCAAACACTGTTTACGGGTCGTGTGGCCGAGCAAGACGGCCAATTGGTATTGATTTTAAACGAAGATAAGGAAAACCACCGATGAGCGACTCGCAAGATCAGACGGCTTTCGACAGCAACGACTTACAGTTCGATGATTTTGAGCTAGAAGACTTCGATGCGGACGTACCTGCGGCTGCCACAACAGCGACGGCAACACGCAATCTGGATTTTTTCAAAAACATACCGGTTACCGTGACACTGGAAGTCGCCAGCAAAGAAATTGCCCTAGGTGACTTAATGACCGCAGGTGAAGGCAGCATCATTGAGTTAGATAAGCTCAACGGCGAGCCATTGGATGTCAAAGTGAACGGCTCTCTCATGGGACATGCTGAAGTTGTCGTGGTCAACGATAAGTACGGACTTCGCTTAATCGACGTCGTGGAATCCGCTCTCACGTCTATGGGACAGTAATCCATTATGTTGGCTTCAAGCACACTGCAAAGATGGCTCCCAAAAACATTGAGTTGTGG
This window of the Vibrio maritimus genome carries:
- a CDS encoding FliM/FliN family flagellar motor switch protein — encoded protein: MSEQTLSKRESVQVLNVELLGKPIHIIKNKLESIINSSQQYLSTELQAWLKTPSVHVELTDIQLETLGSNVLDSRNSAAQKHNDKGALYVSIEPVMLMRLSDEFYGAGVERSQTELTNSDIRLLQRITKHIAGWIAPEDAWQPQEMDALSGVGIIATLTVQMHDKVAPLSIVLDSELIQTLVSELELTANPELAGEFCQALRTTPVKLDVQLSKNVMPLTQVLTLKPDDILPIELLNHAPVKIGKQTLFTGRVAEQDGQLVLILNEDKENHR
- the fliN gene encoding flagellar motor switch protein FliN, encoding MSDSQDQTAFDSNDLQFDDFELEDFDADVPAAATTATATRNLDFFKNIPVTVTLEVASKEIALGDLMTAGEGSIIELDKLNGEPLDVKVNGSLMGHAEVVVVNDKYGLRLIDVVESALTSMGQ